The Nonlabens spongiae genome contains a region encoding:
- a CDS encoding DUF4136 domain-containing protein — MIKKILILSLLLTSLVGCQAVRVNQDYAIGTDFSKYKSFAYFKQGIDQADVSELDKKRILRALDAEMQRKGFVKSENPDVVVSFFTDAQERVDVYNNVGWGWGGWGWGGFGWGWGNNVSTTTEGVLYIDFIDAESKELIWQGIGRAALKSTPEAKVERTNEMVQEILTQFPPQPKR, encoded by the coding sequence ATGATAAAGAAAATTCTCATTTTAAGTTTACTGCTCACCAGCCTAGTAGGTTGTCAGGCCGTACGAGTCAATCAAGATTATGCAATAGGAACCGATTTCAGCAAATACAAATCATTTGCTTATTTCAAACAAGGTATCGATCAGGCAGATGTCTCTGAACTTGACAAAAAAAGAATATTACGTGCTCTTGATGCTGAAATGCAGCGTAAGGGCTTTGTAAAATCAGAAAATCCAGATGTAGTCGTAAGCTTTTTTACTGATGCTCAAGAACGCGTTGATGTGTACAACAACGTAGGTTGGGGCTGGGGAGGCTGGGGCTGGGGAGGCTTCGGTTGGGGCTGGGGCAACAATGTCTCCACCACTACAGAAGGTGTCCTTTACATTGATTTCATTGATGCAGAATCCAAAGAACTGATCTGGCAAGGAATAGGTAGAGCTGCTTTAAAATCTACCCCAGAGGCTAAGGTTGAGAGAACTAATGAGATGGTTCAGGAGATTTTAACGCAGTTCCCACCTCAACCCAAAAGGTAG
- a CDS encoding 50S ribosomal protein L25/general stress protein Ctc, which yields MKSITISGSKRESVGKKATKALRNAGLVPCVIYGGEEPIHFSAEEKAFKNLIYTPDAHLVVIDLGKDGKFNAIAQDMQWHPVKEQLLHADFYQIFDDKPVTMEIPVITEGTSRGVLNGGVLRRNNRKLRVKAVPGNLPDFIKIDISNMKIGHKKYVKDLRVDEYEIMHPDTVVVVMIKTSRTAVAEDDDDDDEAGDVPATETDSEAAVKE from the coding sequence ATGAAATCAATCACGATCTCCGGATCTAAAAGAGAAAGCGTGGGCAAGAAGGCAACTAAGGCCCTACGTAATGCTGGATTGGTACCTTGTGTCATCTATGGTGGTGAGGAGCCTATACATTTTTCAGCAGAAGAAAAAGCGTTTAAAAACCTTATCTACACTCCAGATGCGCATCTAGTAGTTATAGACTTAGGTAAAGACGGTAAGTTCAACGCGATTGCTCAAGACATGCAATGGCACCCAGTTAAGGAGCAATTGCTTCACGCAGACTTCTATCAAATATTTGATGATAAGCCTGTAACTATGGAAATTCCTGTAATTACTGAGGGAACTTCTCGTGGTGTTCTTAACGGAGGTGTTTTGAGAAGAAACAACCGTAAGTTGAGAGTGAAAGCAGTGCCAGGAAATCTTCCTGACTTCATTAAGATTGATATTTCAAACATGAAAATCGGTCATAAGAAGTATGTTAAAGATCTACGTGTTGATGAGTATGAAATCATGCACCCAGATACCGTAGTAGTGGTAATGATCAAGACATCTCGTACAGCCGTTGCAGAAGACGATGATGACGATGATGAAGCAGGTGATGTACCAGCTACTGAAACTGATTCAGAAGCTGCTGTAAAAGAGTAA
- a CDS encoding ribose-phosphate pyrophosphokinase: MKYALSDAKLFGCRQSMDLAKAIAEEYGAELGQVNFTTFSDGEFQPSFEESIRGRRVFLIGSTHPSSDHLMELMLMIDAAKRASARHITAVIPYFGWARQDRKDKPRVPIGAKMIAKILESAGATRIITMDLHADQIQGFFEKPVDHLFGSSLFIPYLKSLNLENLTIASPDMGGSKRAYAYSKTLESDVVVCYKQRQKANIISHMELIGNVEGQNVVLVDDMVDTAGTLTKAADVMMERGAKSVRAICTHAILSGNAYERIENSKLDELIVTDSIPLKQKNDKIRVLSCAGLFAGVMQSVQNNQSISSNFIM, encoded by the coding sequence ATGAAATACGCACTATCAGACGCAAAGCTATTTGGATGCCGACAGTCCATGGACCTCGCCAAAGCAATAGCTGAAGAATATGGTGCAGAATTGGGTCAAGTAAATTTTACGACTTTCAGTGACGGTGAGTTTCAACCCTCTTTTGAAGAGTCGATAAGGGGAAGACGTGTTTTTTTAATAGGATCCACGCATCCGTCAAGCGATCACTTGATGGAGTTGATGCTTATGATCGATGCGGCAAAAAGAGCAAGTGCAAGGCATATCACTGCGGTGATTCCTTATTTTGGATGGGCTCGACAAGACCGAAAAGACAAACCTCGCGTTCCGATTGGTGCTAAAATGATAGCAAAAATTCTAGAAAGTGCTGGAGCTACCCGCATCATCACCATGGATTTGCATGCTGATCAAATTCAGGGATTCTTTGAGAAGCCCGTAGATCACCTTTTCGGTAGCAGTCTTTTTATTCCTTATTTGAAAAGTCTCAATCTTGAAAACTTAACCATTGCATCTCCTGACATGGGTGGTTCTAAGCGTGCTTATGCCTATTCTAAGACATTGGAAAGTGATGTTGTGGTGTGTTATAAGCAACGTCAAAAAGCCAATATCATTTCCCATATGGAGTTGATCGGTAATGTTGAAGGTCAGAATGTGGTGCTGGTAGATGATATGGTGGATACAGCAGGAACCTTAACAAAAGCAGCTGATGTGATGATGGAACGCGGTGCAAAAAGTGTACGAGCGATTTGTACACATGCAATCCTATCAGGAAATGCTTATGAGCGTATCGAGAACTCTAAACTTGATGAATTGATCGTTACTGATTCCATCCCATTGAAACAAAAGAACGATAAAATAAGAGTTTTATCTTGTGCTGGTTTATTTGCTGGGGTTATGCAAAGTGTGCAGAACAACCAGTCGATCTCCAGTAATTTTATAATGTAA
- a CDS encoding thioredoxin family protein, translating into MKPYNKILILLSIWVLPVQNAFGQTDQVRWISFEELEVSLSIVRHRLADGETRKRKPVFINFYTDWCVYCKKMDRVVFNKADVIKLLNDKYYAVKFNAESRLEIQFSGHVLGNDQVGKSRKPLHQITQLLALRDGEFVAPTMLILNEDFEVEARYFEFLDEDELLEVLKNYD; encoded by the coding sequence ATGAAACCATATAATAAAATCCTAATCCTCCTATCAATATGGGTACTCCCAGTTCAGAATGCTTTTGGACAAACGGATCAGGTGAGATGGATTTCTTTTGAGGAATTGGAAGTCTCGCTTTCCATCGTTCGCCATAGGCTTGCCGACGGCGAGACGCGAAAGCGGAAACCTGTTTTCATAAATTTCTACACAGATTGGTGTGTGTACTGCAAAAAAATGGATCGGGTAGTTTTTAACAAAGCCGATGTGATCAAGTTACTCAACGATAAATACTATGCCGTAAAATTCAATGCTGAGTCGCGGCTAGAGATACAATTTAGTGGTCACGTTTTAGGGAATGATCAGGTGGGAAAATCGCGCAAGCCGTTGCATCAAATAACCCAATTACTTGCTTTGCGCGATGGTGAATTTGTAGCCCCTACGATGCTAATTCTCAATGAGGATTTTGAGGTAGAAGCCAGGTATTTTGAATTTTTGGATGAAGATGAATTACTGGAGGTTTTGAAAAACTACGACTAA
- a CDS encoding TonB-dependent receptor, which yields MVFQIVEMSAQNQKVFGTIRSAEGPVAFASIFIANGTQGTSSKMDGSFELNVDPGAYFLCAKSQGYRTESKKITVEPGRDLEINFNLVEDALGLEDIVISATRNRVERKQTPVIVSSIKPRLLTATQSLSLADGLNYAPGVRVETNCQNCGFTQVRLNGLDGGYTQILLNSRPVFTSLLGVYGLEQIPTNIIERVEVVRSGGSALFGSNAIAGTINVITKDPVLNTWEVGSNLAIIDGESLDRNVTFNISTVADDLSSGITLYGTYRNREEYDANDDGFTELVELRNTTVGARAFVKPNDRSKVSVNLNAIREYRRGGDRLNLAPQFTDITEELDHDTFIGGVDFEIFSKDQTEKYQLYASASYTNRDSYYGGLGGGRTRQDSLTANNAFGTTKDLAWVNGGQYTKFFKNDDVLTTGAEYNITSTEDLIPGYNRSIDQNVNSLGVYAQYEWKPSKKFTAIVGTRFDNIDVNGVYTVDDLSREVDLNQTAISPRLTLAYLLTKEIRWRGGYARGFRAPQAFNEDLHISSVGGEPQFVILSDDLNTEYSNAFTTSINYSTTKNLLQMDFLLEGFYTTIEDPFTLVSTGAILANGSILEEVRNGARARVYGSNFELGISPDPQWRFQLGGTLQRSEYDEGQVLFESSGFAGEQDVVVDEFVRVPNLYGYLNATWLPSKKFNIDITGTYTGEMFVPLVVSDSGFLSLYEVNPFFDLNVKLESHIDFTEDFMITLTGGVKNIFNSYQNDFDTGPSRDSDYVYGPALPRTIFVGIKFGRFH from the coding sequence ATGGTTTTTCAGATTGTTGAGATGAGCGCTCAAAATCAAAAAGTGTTTGGAACCATACGTTCTGCTGAAGGGCCAGTAGCATTTGCCAGCATTTTCATAGCAAACGGTACTCAAGGTACGTCCTCAAAGATGGATGGTAGTTTTGAATTAAATGTTGATCCAGGAGCATATTTCTTATGTGCCAAATCCCAAGGTTACCGCACAGAAAGCAAAAAAATTACTGTTGAACCTGGTCGAGATCTTGAAATCAACTTCAACCTGGTAGAAGATGCGCTAGGTCTTGAAGATATTGTCATAAGTGCTACGAGAAATAGAGTAGAACGCAAGCAGACTCCCGTGATCGTTTCTTCCATAAAACCTAGGCTGCTTACGGCAACGCAATCCCTATCGCTGGCTGATGGTCTCAATTATGCACCAGGAGTGCGAGTAGAGACTAATTGTCAGAATTGTGGTTTTACTCAAGTTCGTTTGAATGGTCTCGATGGAGGCTACACGCAAATACTGCTCAATAGCAGGCCTGTTTTTACTTCTCTGCTAGGCGTTTATGGATTGGAGCAAATACCCACAAATATTATTGAAAGAGTTGAGGTGGTGCGTAGTGGCGGCTCTGCTCTTTTCGGATCCAATGCGATTGCGGGTACGATAAACGTCATCACAAAAGATCCAGTCCTCAACACGTGGGAGGTAGGGAGCAACCTCGCAATTATTGATGGAGAATCACTGGATAGAAACGTCACTTTCAACATCTCTACCGTTGCTGATGACCTAAGCAGCGGCATAACACTCTACGGGACTTATAGGAACCGTGAGGAGTATGATGCAAATGATGATGGTTTTACAGAATTGGTAGAGCTACGCAACACTACTGTAGGAGCGCGAGCATTTGTTAAGCCAAATGATCGCAGTAAAGTGTCCGTGAACTTAAACGCAATAAGAGAATATAGACGTGGAGGCGACCGACTCAATCTAGCACCACAATTCACAGACATTACTGAAGAGCTGGATCATGATACTTTTATAGGAGGTGTGGACTTTGAGATTTTTAGTAAGGATCAGACAGAAAAATATCAGTTATATGCTTCTGCGTCCTATACAAATCGGGATAGTTATTATGGAGGATTAGGAGGTGGTCGCACGCGGCAGGATAGCTTGACCGCAAATAATGCCTTTGGGACTACAAAAGACCTCGCTTGGGTCAATGGTGGCCAGTACACAAAATTTTTTAAAAATGATGATGTACTTACTACTGGTGCAGAATATAATATCACAAGCACAGAAGATCTTATACCGGGTTATAACCGATCTATTGATCAAAATGTGAACTCTTTAGGGGTTTACGCTCAGTACGAGTGGAAACCTAGCAAAAAGTTCACGGCAATCGTGGGTACTAGGTTTGATAATATAGATGTAAATGGAGTTTATACGGTTGATGATCTTTCACGTGAGGTTGACTTGAATCAAACTGCGATATCTCCGCGTTTAACACTTGCTTATTTACTGACTAAGGAAATCAGATGGAGGGGAGGATATGCTCGTGGCTTCAGGGCGCCTCAGGCATTTAATGAAGATCTGCACATTTCTAGCGTGGGCGGCGAGCCGCAATTTGTAATCCTATCAGATGATCTGAATACGGAATATTCAAATGCATTTACTACCTCGATCAATTACTCTACAACTAAAAACCTCTTGCAAATGGATTTTCTGCTGGAAGGATTTTATACTACTATAGAAGATCCTTTTACTCTGGTCAGCACGGGAGCTATTCTCGCAAATGGAAGCATTTTAGAAGAAGTGCGCAATGGAGCGCGAGCCAGAGTGTACGGTTCAAATTTTGAGTTGGGAATCTCACCAGATCCGCAATGGAGATTTCAGCTAGGCGGTACGCTCCAGCGCAGTGAATATGATGAGGGGCAGGTGCTTTTTGAAAGTAGCGGTTTTGCAGGTGAGCAAGATGTTGTTGTAGATGAGTTTGTACGTGTGCCAAACCTCTATGGCTATCTTAATGCTACTTGGTTGCCCAGCAAAAAGTTCAACATCGACATTACTGGGACCTATACTGGAGAAATGTTCGTCCCGCTTGTAGTTAGTGATTCCGGCTTTTTATCTCTATATGAAGTCAATCCTTTCTTTGATTTGAATGTGAAGCTAGAAAGCCACATTGATTTTACTGAAGATTTTATGATCACGCTCACAGGTGGTGTCAAAAATATTTTCAACAGCTATCAAAACGACTTTGACACGGGCCCTTCAAGGGATTCAGATTATGTATATGGGCCAGCTTTGCCTCGTACCATCTTCGTGGGGATTAAATTTGGACGTTTTCACTAA
- a CDS encoding HupE/UreJ family protein, translated as MNELLFYLTEGFKHVVDLRYNSYDHVLFFILMAIPYSFDHWKKVVYASFAFTLGHTLSILLATYNLVSVNPAYVEFSILATIFVTAVYNIFRAGKSPSSDTNWVILILTLFFGLIHGLGFASTFNMLASGVESKFLLALEFAIGIELGQLLVIFIILILGFLATRFVRLARRDWNLVISSIILGLVLPLLFERFPF; from the coding sequence ATGAACGAATTGCTTTTTTATCTCACTGAAGGTTTTAAGCACGTAGTTGATCTACGCTATAATTCATACGACCATGTGCTTTTCTTTATTCTCATGGCGATTCCCTACTCCTTTGACCATTGGAAAAAAGTCGTTTACGCGAGTTTTGCTTTCACGCTGGGTCATACGTTATCCATTCTTTTGGCTACCTATAATTTGGTTTCTGTAAATCCTGCTTATGTAGAGTTTTCAATCCTGGCGACCATATTTGTGACCGCAGTCTATAATATTTTTAGAGCTGGGAAAAGCCCTTCTTCTGATACTAACTGGGTGATATTGATTCTGACCTTATTTTTTGGATTGATCCACGGGTTGGGATTTGCAAGTACCTTTAATATGTTGGCCTCTGGTGTTGAGAGTAAATTTCTGTTGGCTCTTGAATTCGCTATCGGTATTGAGCTCGGTCAGTTATTAGTAATTTTTATAATATTGATATTAGGATTTCTAGCCACACGATTTGTCAGGCTGGCAAGACGCGATTGGAACCTAGTCATATCATCCATAATTTTAGGGCTGGTATTGCCGTTACTTTTTGAACGATTCCCCTTTTAG
- a CDS encoding deoxycytidylate deaminase gives MTPQVLKQRKYDTAYMRMALEWAKLSHCHRRQVGALIVKDRMIISDGYNGTPSGFENPCEDDDGATKWYVLHAEANAILKTAASTQSCEGATLYITMSPCKDCSKLIYQSGIKRVVYLEAYKDDSGLQFLKRAGLKIEQLTDL, from the coding sequence ATGACTCCACAAGTGCTGAAACAACGTAAGTACGACACGGCCTACATGCGGATGGCGCTGGAATGGGCTAAACTTTCCCATTGCCACCGTAGACAGGTAGGTGCACTCATCGTTAAAGACCGCATGATCATTAGTGATGGTTATAATGGTACCCCCAGTGGTTTTGAAAATCCTTGCGAAGATGATGACGGTGCCACTAAATGGTATGTGCTACACGCCGAGGCAAACGCTATTCTCAAGACCGCGGCCTCAACCCAAAGCTGCGAGGGAGCTACTCTTTACATAACGATGTCGCCCTGTAAGGACTGTAGCAAGCTCATATACCAGAGTGGGATAAAACGAGTTGTGTACCTTGAAGCTTATAAAGATGACAGCGGCTTGCAGTTTCTGAAACGCGCCGGTCTCAAAATTGAACAACTTACTGATCTCTAG
- a CDS encoding S41 family peptidase produces MKKSYIYFPLFLSIFFALGIYLGSLLQEVAYGDGIIASNNVKKQKLNRLIDLIDQRYVDEINTDSIVDVTVNEIMSNLDPHSVYIPSDALEDVDNNMRGDFVGIGIRFFVINDTISVINAIEGGPSDKAGIMVGDKILYVDGQPLFGENKVSTDALKGDMGSKVTLGVLRPGDDKVLNIPVTRDNVAIVSIDASYMLTDRLGYIKINRFAETTEDEFNDAVRELKQKGAEELAIDLRDNPGGVLDAAISMADEFLEDGKLILFQKDRDGNRKNSYATGKGRYENKQVYVLINENSASASEVVAGALQDNDTGTIIGRRSFGKGLVQQEMKLGDGSAVRLTIARYYTPTGRSIQRPYDDGNESYFNEYIDRYNNGELESADNIEVDNALKKLTPGGKVVYGGGGIIPDVFVPSPSGYIAQTLDYFGRTGFADRFVNELLQRDEFLYLRDISKNEFITDFKIPESVMGEFITFSQLYNTSIKLPGYRDEIVMILKSSMAEQLFNTELKIKILNQDDVMIAKLLELSKKQ; encoded by the coding sequence ATGAAAAAAAGCTACATCTATTTCCCCTTATTTCTGAGCATATTTTTTGCATTAGGCATCTATTTAGGTAGTCTATTGCAAGAAGTGGCTTATGGAGATGGAATCATAGCCAGCAACAATGTTAAAAAGCAAAAACTTAACAGACTCATAGACCTGATCGATCAACGCTATGTTGACGAAATCAATACGGACAGCATCGTCGATGTGACCGTAAACGAAATCATGAGTAATCTAGACCCGCACTCAGTATACATACCCAGCGATGCGCTCGAGGATGTAGATAACAATATGCGTGGGGATTTTGTTGGGATAGGTATTCGGTTTTTTGTGATAAATGATACCATATCAGTCATCAATGCTATTGAAGGTGGGCCCAGCGATAAGGCCGGCATTATGGTGGGTGATAAAATTTTGTATGTAGATGGACAACCATTATTTGGTGAGAACAAAGTTTCTACGGATGCTCTAAAGGGAGACATGGGCAGTAAAGTGACTCTGGGAGTCTTGCGTCCAGGAGATGATAAGGTTTTAAACATTCCCGTGACCAGAGACAACGTGGCTATCGTAAGTATCGATGCCAGCTATATGTTAACCGACAGATTAGGTTACATTAAAATCAACCGGTTTGCTGAAACTACAGAAGATGAATTCAATGATGCGGTTAGAGAACTCAAGCAAAAAGGCGCTGAAGAACTTGCCATAGACCTGAGAGACAATCCGGGCGGTGTGCTGGATGCCGCAATCTCCATGGCCGATGAGTTTCTCGAAGACGGAAAACTCATCCTTTTCCAGAAAGACAGAGATGGGAATCGTAAGAACAGCTATGCAACAGGAAAAGGACGCTATGAGAATAAACAAGTCTATGTATTGATTAATGAAAACAGCGCCAGTGCCAGTGAAGTGGTTGCTGGGGCATTACAAGACAATGATACGGGTACGATTATAGGTAGAAGAAGTTTTGGTAAAGGTCTTGTTCAGCAAGAAATGAAACTGGGTGATGGAAGCGCGGTACGACTTACCATTGCTCGCTATTACACACCTACGGGTAGATCCATACAGCGTCCTTATGACGATGGAAATGAAAGTTATTTTAATGAATATATCGATCGTTACAATAATGGCGAGCTGGAGAGCGCCGATAATATCGAGGTGGACAACGCACTTAAAAAGTTAACTCCTGGAGGGAAAGTTGTTTATGGAGGGGGTGGCATCATACCTGACGTTTTTGTTCCCAGCCCTAGCGGTTACATCGCGCAGACTCTGGATTATTTTGGCCGTACAGGATTTGCTGATCGTTTTGTCAATGAACTCTTGCAAAGAGATGAGTTTCTTTATTTGAGAGATATTTCTAAAAATGAATTTATCACAGACTTCAAAATACCCGAAAGTGTTATGGGGGAGTTCATAACTTTCTCTCAGCTTTACAATACAAGTATCAAATTGCCAGGTTATCGCGATGAAATTGTCATGATTTTGAAATCTTCCATGGCTGAGCAGTTATTTAACACGGAACTTAAAATCAAGATCTTGAATCAAGATGATGTGATGATTGCGAAACTACTTGAACTCAGTAAAAAACAATAA
- a CDS encoding 2-hydroxyacid dehydrogenase produces MRVLHLDSNHAILAQKLEEAGFENKFDFESPKEQIEQKIDDYDGLTIRSRFPLDRNFLEKAKNLKFIGRVGAGLENIDLEAAEKIGIACYNAPEGNRNAVGEHALGMLLSLFNKLNSADREVKNGFWRREENRGIELEGKTVGLIGYGNMGKSFARKLSGFDCEVIFHDIRDGLQDEHAKQVSLEQLQDKSDVISLHTPQTPDTIGMINTDFINKCSKPFFLVNTARGKSVLTQDLVMALETEKVLGAALDVLEFEKSSFESFFQFESGENTLPEAFKKLVAMNHVILSPHVAGWTVESKYKLAETIASKIIKNHKPKS; encoded by the coding sequence ATGCGCGTATTACATCTGGACAGCAACCACGCTATCCTCGCTCAGAAGCTCGAAGAAGCTGGTTTTGAAAACAAGTTTGATTTTGAAAGTCCAAAAGAACAGATCGAGCAGAAAATTGACGATTACGATGGCCTAACTATAAGAAGCCGATTTCCTCTGGACCGCAACTTTCTTGAAAAGGCTAAAAACTTAAAATTCATAGGCCGTGTAGGCGCTGGACTGGAAAATATCGACCTTGAGGCTGCAGAAAAAATCGGGATAGCATGTTACAATGCTCCTGAAGGTAATAGAAATGCGGTAGGTGAACACGCCCTAGGCATGTTGCTGTCTTTATTCAACAAATTGAATAGTGCAGATCGCGAAGTCAAAAACGGTTTCTGGCGTAGGGAAGAAAATCGAGGAATTGAACTGGAAGGAAAAACTGTAGGCCTCATAGGTTATGGCAATATGGGAAAATCTTTTGCCCGTAAACTATCTGGCTTTGACTGTGAGGTGATTTTTCACGATATTAGAGATGGCCTGCAGGACGAACATGCAAAACAAGTTAGTCTGGAACAACTTCAAGATAAAAGTGACGTGATCAGTCTTCACACACCACAAACTCCAGACACTATAGGAATGATAAATACCGACTTTATCAACAAGTGCTCAAAACCATTTTTCCTAGTTAACACAGCTCGAGGTAAAAGTGTGTTAACTCAAGATTTAGTAATGGCTTTAGAGACAGAAAAAGTTTTGGGCGCTGCGCTTGATGTATTGGAATTTGAAAAATCTTCTTTTGAATCTTTTTTTCAATTTGAATCTGGGGAGAATACCTTGCCAGAAGCTTTCAAAAAGCTAGTGGCTATGAATCACGTTATTCTATCCCCTCATGTAGCGGGCTGGACCGTGGAGTCAAAATATAAGTTGGCCGAAACCATTGCCTCTAAAATCATCAAAAACCATAAACCAAAATCATGA
- a CDS encoding VOC family protein: MKRVNGIGGIFFRCKDVQKTKEWYAKHLGLNTDDYGCTFWLPHLDKKEVASQQWSPFKADTNYFGESDQEFMINYKVEDLESLLETLKKEGVTIAGEMQQFDYGYFGWILDCDGRKVELWQPKNEQLFK; the protein is encoded by the coding sequence ATGAAGCGAGTTAATGGAATAGGTGGGATATTCTTCAGATGCAAAGATGTTCAGAAAACTAAAGAATGGTATGCAAAGCACCTTGGTCTCAATACAGATGATTATGGATGCACCTTCTGGCTTCCCCATTTAGATAAAAAGGAAGTTGCTAGTCAACAGTGGAGCCCATTTAAAGCAGACACAAATTACTTTGGAGAATCTGATCAAGAATTCATGATTAACTACAAGGTTGAAGATCTAGAGTCACTTCTCGAGACCTTAAAGAAAGAAGGTGTTACGATTGCGGGAGAGATGCAACAGTTTGATTATGGGTACTTTGGCTGGATCCTCGATTGTGATGGGCGGAAGGTGGAATTATGGCAGCCCAAAAACGAGCAGTTATTCAAGTAG
- a CDS encoding low molecular weight phosphatase family protein: MKILVLGLDDAYFAPMLRGFLNYYLPKEYKLFSGKKDHKPTELTIELMEDVGIDISKRLSQPAGKKSYTDFNLIITTTVEAKNHLSDFELSKKTEVKNLEYELDASLTGKAFKKHLKKARKQLQKYGEQLMEESIR, encoded by the coding sequence ATGAAAATCTTGGTTTTAGGTTTAGATGATGCCTACTTTGCCCCCATGCTGCGTGGCTTTTTGAATTATTATTTACCTAAGGAATATAAACTTTTCTCGGGAAAGAAGGATCACAAACCTACAGAACTTACTATTGAACTCATGGAAGATGTGGGTATTGATATCAGCAAGCGACTTTCTCAGCCAGCTGGTAAAAAAAGTTACACAGATTTCAATCTTATCATCACTACCACAGTTGAAGCTAAGAATCACCTTTCAGATTTTGAACTTTCTAAAAAAACTGAGGTAAAAAATCTTGAGTATGAACTTGACGCGTCACTAACGGGTAAAGCTTTTAAAAAACACTTAAAAAAAGCTCGCAAGCAATTACAAAAGTATGGAGAGCAGCTTATGGAAGAATCGATTCGTTAG